The nucleotide window ATTCAGTGTTTCCATTAATATATATTCTCAATACTTAAAGCATGGGATGGGTTTGTATTTGTTGGTTGCTTAGTGATtagaaaattcataatttttaaaataagcatGATCATGCGAAACAATTATGTGAATTTACATTGtaggagaaagaaataaaaagcctACTAATATTTTTTCATGTGGATAGAAAGGGGGAGAAAGAAAATAGGAGGGTTTTATTAAAAAGCATAACGCACAAAAATAAGCATATTAGGGTTGTTGCCTACTGCAATCCATGTCAGATTTTTCTAATACTAAAAAATAACAGcaatcaaagaaagaaaaaaaagactggtTTGTCTctgtcattattctttataaCAGCTATGagtaaagaaaacacacaaaagtttCTGTTCAGGagataaaaatttattttacaatcttATAAAGCAGCTTACTGAAGCATGATGCTGATCTCTTTCTTTATATAAACATAGCAACAGGTACCTCttaatttctgcaaaaaaatctaTGTATAAAATTATCATGGGCACATTGTGCTTAAAATGCAAAGTCTATACAGCATTCAGTAGGACCACCTCACCACAAGGGATCCGGTAAACAAAGTattgcatatatatgtgtgtacatgtgctgtatatatgCACACACGCTCACAAACACCTGGCATATACCCAATATACCCACACGTTAAAAGGTCTGGAATATAAAGAAATAGTATGAACCCTCAAAAATTTTTTATTGGGGGGAAAGGTAATGGTTGAAGGGAAAACATCTGGCCTGCTGAGCCAATCCCATGTCAATAATTAAGACTTTATCTTACCATCTGAAGTTGTAGAGTGGCACTGACCTGCTGATGAGACCTCCCTATTAAGAAGTCCCTAACTTTTTAATCAGCAGACCTTGAAATGCTCCACCCACATTAAGGGAATTGTCCTTAAATCGTCATTGGCTTGGCCTCTCAGGCCCAGAGCCTCAGGGGCCAGTTTGTTCGGCGATTATAGGCGTtagtttctgaaatattcatGAAACCTTTTGTGCCAGTTGCTAAACAAAAGAAGTTTGCTTTGAACCAATTGAAATTTCAGGACTTACAGAAAGTTTCTAATCACTAAAAACATACAGCAAGCATCACTTGTTTATTAGAGCACCAACATGACAAGATAAATAGGAGGGTTCCAACAGTCACCCCTCAGAAAACACcaaatatataaactaaaacataATAGCAGTCTTCATGTTTTCCAATGTCTTACAGAGTGACAGTCATCTTACACATCACTGAGGGAGCTTAGCTATAGAGGAGAATGCTGCTTTTTTTGTAAAGGGCTCAGCACACATATGACCAATGCGTGTTACTATAAAACAGACGCAGAGCAATGAGAATTGCCTTTATTTAATGTTCTTGGAGCGCAGAATTCAGATTACAGGGCTCCCAAGCCAATATAGGTAAAAGATATACAGCAACTGGATGTGTCCATGGCTGTTTGttaatgctaggcatacactattAGATGTATCCTCCAGACTGTAAATGCTCAGTATTTCCCAGATTGAAAATAGTTCAGGAAATGCTAACCAATTTATGACCATGCACCCCCAGATATTATAAATATggagatttaaaaagaaaatcactttagAGATTGATTGGAAAGCTACCAcaatacctgttcttacctgccaTCCAGATTTTAAATTTTGCTGCCATTCTTTCCCTGGGACGTGCTGGGATTTTATAAACTCCTGCACACCTGTTCATtggttacatcatcctggcctagCCAATAAAAATGGTCAAAGATCATCACCAGGAAGAGAATGGGGAAGGAGATGGTGCCGCCTTGCAAAAGAACAGGTGAGTACAAtgggtttagttttgttttaccaGAGTTTAGtttaatttgatgtttttattgaaCTGAACATCCAGTAAGAAGGTCACATGGTGTATGCCCAACATTTAGAAAATATGCTTACAGGTACACTTTTCAGgtaactgtgtattttttgtcCAAAGACTTTGTCCTGGATATTgaatataggaaaataatttatagaCTTGGTGCCCATTTTAGAATATGATGCAAAGCTCTCCTAGTTATTTTAAATCTTCTCTACAGCTTTGCTCTTTGTATATATGTAACTTGAAGGGAATATCCATATttagtaatgtatatatatatgtatataaaaataaaaaaactatctTAGCTAAGCACGGCCCTTTCCCTGTATGTAAACCTTCATTTTGTCTATGTTAAGTCATGCCTGGCATTACGACCCTGATGAAATAAACACAGTACAAATGTTAAACTACCAGCATTCTTACTGAGGCAGCCTGACAACTTGGCACCTGCACACAGGTTGACCTGGCTACATTCCCTGATCAGCCAGCCTTTATCTGTATTTCAGCATGCTTATGGCTCCCAAAGGACCACTTCAGAGATAAATAACCGCCATTGTGGCAGCAGGTGCAGTACACACTACAGCTATTCATCTCCCGTAAACACACGTAAATGCTGTATATGCAAGTTTCCAAAGCAGTGTGTTCTGCACCAATAGTTTCTTCAGATAATATTTAGGATAGAACTAGGTGTATCTAAAGTGACCCAAACGCAGTCAATATCCCATATACAATGCAGACTGGACACGGAAACAGCCATTCTTTCACCAGTGTGCATGTACCTGGATTGTGTTTGGAGTGATCTCCAATTGTAATACCAGTACAATATACTATAACTGCATACACAAAAATAGGAggggtatttaaaaaatagaacagaTGGTGGTGTATCCCAAACCAATGACCTGGATAAGGTcactttcctttgtttttatataaaggtgttttttttttttggctacgaCACCTATTCCTTTATCTCTGTTAATTTGAATATGTAGAACCAACTCTATAAAGCATATAAGCCTTTATGTATAAAAAtagctacttttttttactaataaatatttacctttctgtatAAGGGTAgggtaaattttaaatttaagaaTCAAGCTGGTCCCTGACCACTTCCTAATCAGCCATACTGATAGTAATGTAGTTGTTGGTCATTGCACTGTCACTCCAGTCTTGTGTTCATCTATAGGTACGAGACAACATGCTGAAATTACATATCTGCAAGTAAAGCTAACCATAGGGAAAATTTGGGAACATTAGATTATTTTTCTACAAATGTTTAAGGAATTTGAACGACATTGCAgtgttctgcattaaaaaaaaaaaataaaaaagatgttatGCTTATGACAAAGGGAAAAATTGGTCAAAATGATTTTCAAGCATATTGGATTGCATTTTCTGgatacaatcattttttaaaagtgttgttAGCACAAAGGCCAATTACAATCGTAAAGATATGTGCCAATGTTAGAAGCCACATTAATAAACCAGCAGAAAGCAGACTACCACTAAATGTGATTTGTTGTTCATTTAGCAAGGATgtagaaatcatattttttttttcaatttcttttggtTAAATCTTTCAGGTTTCCGTTTTAGGAAAATTAAATCCTGCATGCTACCAATGCCTAGATCAATATTCATGTCAAATGTGAATTTCGTAAACAAATTACAGTGAATCATAAGACTTTCTATAATACCTTTCATATAATAGATTGATTTTGTCTCTGAGCAGCCTAAAAGTGCCTATAGACACAATAGATGGTGGACACAATTTTGTGGGAAAATCACGGTTTTTAAACGACTGTTACTTGTCTGTCTACAGAGCAGGGACTGACTTCAGGATAATAATGAAATAGCAAATCGGCTGCAAGAATCTATCTCAGAGAGGATATACAGACACATGATCATTCCCTGATCTAACCATGAAGAGCCAAACATTCTATCTACAGCTGTAGTCACCTTAACAAGAGCACATGGTGCTTACCCCAAATCTTTTTAGCTGGTAGCCTCACATTTTCTTTAGCACAATCAGGAAAGTTAGTAGAGGAAAATCAGACTGAAATGTATAGTAAACTCTCAAAACTAATAGGCTGGGACATGGCCTTTAGTTAGAATTTGTATTCCACTGTTTTGCCTAGTTCAGTTCTGTATGTAGGTTTAAAATGTACTCGAGATATATAAGAGAAGAGAGAAGCCTGTTTAAAGAATATACTTTCCCTCCAAAAGATAAAGTTCAATGAGAACAGTAAGGGACCGCAAACATCTTTACAGCTCATGTACATGGGAATCATTCAGAATGGGAATCATTCAGAATGTCCATGTCTTCTTTGGGTCCATTTACTGCAAAGCCAATTAGGCTGGGTGGGCACTACAATGTACAAGCTTTTATACTATGACCAAGCAAAGGGCAATTACTATGTATAACTAACCTACTGACATGAATATTATTTCTGATGTGTGATGTGGATTGCGCACTTTGGCACCGTCCTTCCAAGTTGCATGTACATTACCCTTGTCTTTTGCTTCATCACCGTCCTAGAAAAAATCCTGAGGAATGCAAAGCAGATGAAATCTTGAAAGATGACACTAAACTCTATTTCAGAATCTCCTTATGAGATTTCAGCTGCTCTGTATTCCCCACGGTCTAGGCACCATGGGCAGAGGCAAGTGTAACAATTATGGAACCTTTTTTAGTCtatgtcagtgtttttcaaccaggtttCATTGGAACCGAACATATCTTCCAGAGCTTGCTTACAAAAGGTTCTCTgtgccatgagcaatttgtgccttttggGTCAGTTTAATCAAggccaataatctttttggatatctggtGACATTCTTCTCCATTGCCAGAGATATTTGAAGCATTCCCCtgactgaccaccatactaatggaGTGAGGGGTGGATAATATAAACTGACTCTATAAAGGCAGCTGCAGTCtctaaataaaaagacatattgATCAATAAAATGCATGATGCTAGTAGTTCACACTGGGCTAACACTACCATCCAAAAAGGCATACAAACATCTGGAAAACAGTAAGTAAACAACAAGGTTGTCTAGTTACCTGTAGTTTAACATCATTGTCACAGTGATTATTAGTGGACTCTTGGGTTGGAAGCAGTGATTGTAAAAGTGTATTACCATAAATTTCTCTAGCCGAAACacatctgcaataaataaacatgatttgatatataaatgtataaaaactatACGGCCTATTTAATAACTAAGTGTCTTTGGTGAGCGTGTGCTGTATCTCAAATCAAACAATCAAACATCAGCTTTTAAAAGCAAAGCCTTAATACACAACTAAAAGCTGACCTTTGATAAAATGCTTAAAAGATTCTGCACCTCACAGCCCCCTGCACAGAGTTATTAAATAAAactctttgtatttgtaaaattagatCCAAGGTTGTCTACCTCTAACAGAGGTGCATGTGGCACAGTGTTAGAGAATGGTTAGCGCCTTAGGGTGGGATCTTTGGAAACCTGGCAGGGGTATGGTGAAAAGGTCCAGAAATTTACACCAGGACACCATTGTCATAACGTGAGAGGCATTAAAGTGCATTAGACAGGATACCTAGCATTTTGCTAATATTAATTGGCATGTGGAAAGATGGTTCAAACAGAGGGTAAAGGAACACTGCACATTTCTGCCTATAATGTTATTAAAAGATAACTAGTTACCCAATATGATTGTCAACACAATATATGTACACTGGGAATTTGTTTCGCCAACCAAGTCAGTCCTAATAACTGATAATATTAACGATTTCCCCCTAGGGGTTATAGCTTAATGTTTATAATGGATGTTGTTCCCTCTGCTTCTATGAAATCATAAGGACAGAAGGCAccgaaaaaaaattaaaaaacttaatcTTCACGTATATCATTTCCCAGACTAATTGGATCTTCCCAAAGTcaaactaatattaaataaaacaccaGTATGTTTAACACACATCATAGAACCATGACTCCCAGCACCCTCTGCTAATTCCTTTGCAAAATGGAATACTGGGAGCTCAAAAGTTTAACAGCAGCTGGGAACTAAAAAGCTACCCTTGCCCCATAAAGGAAGAAAATAGAAGTAAGGGTGCTAAACTTGGACATTTGCCATACTTTTGACAACTTTTGGTTTCTGGCTGGTTTCCCCATTTTCTTTCTAGTTATGTTTGGCCCTGCCCCCTTTCAAATAAGACTTCCAACGGCGGACAAAGTCCCTAAATATTGGCGACCCATCCATACTGGCCAGGAGCTGCAGTTGATTGATATGGGTTGTGTGATAGTCCCAGCGGGCAAGGTTCGGGGCAGTGCCTAGCATGAAGTGCCTTAAATCATAGATGCTTCCTGAACCTGTGTCATAAAGAGGCAACATGGCACGGAGTGACTCCATTCCCCGCTCGTATAGCAGCCGCGCCTCTTTACCTAGCTTTTCTCCGGCTGTCTCCTTAAGATCATAGAGACCAAGTAGAGCATAAATGAAGCCATTCAACACAAAGGAGCTAGGTGTGGTAGGGTATTCCTCATACCAGTCATATTTGTTCATAAATACAGCCTTTACCCCGTGCTTCTCTGATGGCAATTTAAATGGAGCGGTTGCTCTTAGTGCTGAGTCTAGATACACCTGCTCCTTGGTCAACAGGTATGCACGGACCAATGTCGAAATCGCCTGCCCCTGTGCCATGGCGGAGTACCATCCTGGTTCCAGAGCCTTAAAGCCCTCTCCCAGCTTTCTAGTAACCATAATGGGCCATCCACCTTTGGCGTCCTGATTTCTTACCAACCAATCACTGGCAGCAAAGAAAGCGGCTGTGTGGGCAGTGGTGGAGATGGTAACGTTATCCAGGAAGCCGCTTCCCTTTACCACAAGGCGGACAACCTTCTTCGGCATGATTTTAGTTTGACGCACAGCCTTGGTATTGGACAGTCCCACTCCCTTCTTCAAGTCAGTCAATAAATCACGGGTCAGCGTGCTCCAGGTTGTCCGAGGGCCCACCCCATAATAAACATCATGGTTATGGAAGGCAATGAGCTGGGAATTGGTCACATAATGTATGGTGAACAGCTGGTTCTTTTCGGTGGTCTCCAGCACCACAGAAATGCTGCCGTTAGTCAAGAACTTCAAGTCGAGAGACAGAATGAAGTCTCTGGTGTTACTCAATGTTAATGAAGCGCCTTCTGAATTTTCtggcaaagaaagcaaaaaaaaaaaaaaggagtaaagaCATATAAGGCAACCAATTTAAATACATGAAATTGATACTTCATTATTATGTGGTGGTAAGAAAACAAACAATCTTATAATCACAAGTAGGCTAAAAATACTTAAAGCATCCTAAGGTTATGTACAGACTGAAAGTGAAATACAAGGAACTGCAGTCACCGCAGAGATCACAGATCTCCATGGTGACTGAAGATATTTGTATTCAACTAGAACAGATATTGTACGCAGCAATTAAACACAGGTATATTTCAAGAAAGCAGTAACTACACAGTGatattaaaatttacattgttCATCATAAAAATTGTCTGGATTCAATGGCTATGAATGGTGAAAACAAACTGAagtagtacaaaaataatttgctggGTAGCTTTCCTCTTATATCTATAAGTTGCAATCATGTGCACAGCAGGACTTGGACTAAGAAAGGCAGCAACAAGAGCCCATTAGCTTTTATTGCACTGTACAGGGCTGtcagtctaaggctacgtacacacgttagatttttgtctttggaaaggatctttcaccatcctttccaatgacaaaaactgaaagatgaataacgagcactgtacatacagccctgttctgctctatgtagggGGGAGAAgggcgagtggcaccccactgcgctctttccccttcacgGTCCCTATTACGGTCCCTCGTCCATCGTGGATCCGCCATGAACTACATCAGACGAGTGCTATACACACCTCAGATTCCCGTCTGAGGCAATAATTGGACgcaaatcatctgatgtgtgtacgtagcctaacactaGGTGTTTGCTGATGGGATGAaaggaatgataaaaaaaaaaaaatatggcgaTACTGTTCAAATCGTCAGTTGGGTAACAAAGGGTAGGTGAGCAAACAGTTTGTTAGGAAGGGATAGGTAAACATGAAAAAACTCtcaggatttttattttcttaaatagaACACAAAATCTTAAATCACATCCAGTTACATTTCTCATTACTACAATTTATTGAGCGTTAAAAATAATGATGCAACATTTCACTCCATCCATCTCTACTTCTCTAACAAGCTTTTAAGGTACTGAGACCCCACTAATCAATACCCATTAGGATTAACGAGTCAATCACTTCTGGAGACAATGAAGTCACTTTTGTTATCACCTTCTGATGAGCCCCCAAGAGGTTTTCATGGAGGGCAGCCCTTTTTCTCTGCTAATTAATGCAAGGTAGACACATCTCACAGTTAACAAATCTCCGGGGTTACTAGCCAATCAGAGCAAAGCACACAGCTCTGCCTTTGGGCAGGAAACAGGCAAAATGTCAATGTATATGGAGGAAtctgaaggggaaaaaaaaaaacacagttcagCCCTGTGCTAAATATATGATACACCGTTGCCTTTATTGTCATTTTCACTGCACTGAAAGAAGCTGGCCTAAGGCTTGGAGAAGTGGCATATTGCAAATGTGGTTTACCTGGGTCATCaagtcaccaaaaaaaaaactggctcaCAGACCACATTTTTAAACTGTTATCTGTTTTTAGGTAGGGGT belongs to Pyxicephalus adspersus chromosome 2, UCB_Pads_2.0, whole genome shotgun sequence and includes:
- the GLCE gene encoding D-glucuronyl C5-epimerase isoform X1, whose product is MRCLAARVNYKTLIFICSLFTLVTVLLWNKCNDHQSNLPWGQHLGLRADSLEKRAAASESNAANGLPRSEEASPQEQQKAPPLVGSKGTGPKYEEIDCVINEDQTIRCRREGNEVYMPFSWMEKYFEVYGKIAQYDGFERFEFSHSYSKVYAQRGPYHPDGVFMSFEGYNVEVRDRVKCISGVEGVPLSTQWGPQGYFYPIQIAQYGLSHYSKNLTEKPPHVEVYEKADEKIEGVLGTWSVPKGASVTTVYDKTKGSHVRHFVVPENSEGASLTLSNTRDFILSLDLKFLTNGSISVVLETTEKNQLFTIHYVTNSQLIAFHNHDVYYGVGPRTTWSTLTRDLLTDLKKGVGLSNTKAVRQTKIMPKKVVRLVVKGSGFLDNVTISTTAHTAAFFAASDWLVRNQDAKGGWPIMVTRKLGEGFKALEPGWYSAMAQGQAISTLVRAYLLTKEQVYLDSALRATAPFKLPSEKHGVKAVFMNKYDWYEEYPTTPSSFVLNGFIYALLGLYDLKETAGEKLGKEARLLYERGMESLRAMLPLYDTGSGSIYDLRHFMLGTAPNLARWDYHTTHINQLQLLASMDGSPIFRDFVRRWKSYLKGGRAKHN